ATGAAATGAATCCAGCAAAAAAGAGTACAATTCTCAGACCTAGACTCACAGCTTGATCTACTATTGTCACTAGTCCTATTGGGCCGGTAAACTCGTTGATATTTGCCCCACCAGTGAAGAGACTACCGACAACCTTAACCATAGTGAACAGCAGGTTGTTTGCCCACTGAATACCCAGACCTACCGCCTCGAAAGCGCTGTCGGGATACCAATAGTCGCTACCCTGAGCGAAAGCCCCTGCTTCACCGACGAGGGCAATCATCTCGTTCTTGCTCACAGTTAATTCAATTGTCTGACCTTCGCGTTCTATGGAAACAACGAATTCCTCTGGAAAGCCATGCTTTGCCAAGGTAGTTTCCTTGCCGGTTAACTGAATGAGCAGCTCGTTTGATTTCAAGGAGAGTAGCTGACTCATGGTCGTTAGATCATAACTTGTATCGGTCTTCATCCCATTGACCGCTAGCAGGAGATCGCCCTCCCTGAACTGACCAAAATCGTTTGCCAATAAGGGTTTGAAATTTGCATAGTATATTCCCATCGCGTAGCGTTCCTCTGTTGGCGAATAAGTCAGGAGCGTGCCAGCGAGGGTCGTTCCATCAGAAAAACCAAGTCTTACAGTGCTTTCGGGTGAAAGCACACCGGCATATCCAACGTAGTCTCCGTTAAAGGCTGCGCCGTTGATAGAGGACAGGACTTCACCGGGTTCACCCGTAGTGTTGCCGATGACAATGAAGGCCTCCTGGGGAAGCAATTCGGGCAGAAGAGTGACTTCAACTTCTTTACCATCCCTAAGCACAACAAGATCTATCCTATCGCCTGCTGCAACAGCTTCACTGAGCCTGGTGTTGTCTATTAAAGTCTTTCCATTTACATTGACTATTCTGTCACCGGGCATCATTCCGGATATCGCAGCGGGCGAGCCGGGCTCGACTTTGTCGATTCTTACTTCCTGAAAACCCCAAACCACGGCAACGAGGGAGAGCAACAAAAAACCCAGAAGTAAAGAGAAAGCCGGGCCTGAAAAATAGATGATGAATCGCTGCCAGGCCGGTTTATTCTGAATCTGCTCATTAGCGGGAACGGAAGAATCTATGTTGTCGAGATCCTCTCCAGCAGGTCTAACATAGCCGCCAATTGGGAATGCATTTATTCTAAAAGTAGTATTCTTTCCCTTCTTCGACCACAGTTTGGGACCCATTCCAATAGCAAATTCAATCACTCTCACTCCGAAAAGCCTGGAAAATAGGTAATGCCCCAATTCATGCACCACAACTATCCCCGTCAGAATGAGAAGAAAATATATTATTGACAATACCATCTATTCACCTCTTCTTTTGCCCGTCTTCTTGCAAAGCCGTCAATCTCGATTATTTGACTGTAATCGGTCGGGTTTTGATCATCGGTACCTGCGACCGTCCTTTCAATTATATTGTAAATGCTCCCAAAAGGTATCCTACCCTTCACGAAAGCATCGACTGCTATTTCATCTGCTGCATTGTAAGCGATCTGCTTGCTGACAGTTCCACAAATCTCTCTCGCAAGGGTGAGAGCGGGAAATCTATCTTGCTGCAGTTCCTCCAGAACAATTGGAATGCCGACTATCCTCTCTTCTCCTAAAAGATCATGGCGCGCAGGATAAGTCAGAGAATACGAAATCGGAATTCGCATGTCCGGGCGACCCACATGGAGTTTCACAACGCCATCATTGTACACAACACCGGCATGAACAAAGCTGTTTCTACATATGTAAGTATCTATTTCACTCGACTCGAAGCCAAAGAGATATTTCGCTTCAATGACTTCAAGTCCTTTGTTTACCATTGAAGCGCTATCAACGGTTATCCTGTTTCCCATCGACCAAACAGGGTGCTTCATGACATCTTCAGGGCTTGCCTGGTGAATCTTTTCTTTCGGCCAATCTCGTAGGGCACCGCCAGATGCGGTTATTATGATTCTCTCTGGACGAACAGTACCGTCAAGAAGCTGAAAAAGGCCGCTGTGCTCCGAGTCGACAGGGATCAGTTCAACTTCTTCTCTAGCACATTTTTTAAGAAGCAGGTTTCCTCCACACACGATAGACTCTTTGTTCGCAAGACATAGTCTGCTGCTGACTTCAG
The nucleotide sequence above comes from Mesotoga sp. BH458_6_3_2_1. Encoded proteins:
- the dxr gene encoding 1-deoxy-D-xylulose-5-phosphate reductoisomerase, with the translated sequence MKKRLAVLGSTGSIGSQTLEIVDKIEQIEIVAISCGHNFSSFSKQLSKYHPKFAAALERNENLVDSFPGTTFFHGEEGIETMLEKSRPDYVLLAVSGAAGLRFSLRAAEVSSRLCLANKESIVCGGNLLLKKCAREEVELIPVDSEHSGLFQLLDGTVRPERIIITASGGALRDWPKEKIHQASPEDVMKHPVWSMGNRITVDSASMVNKGLEVIEAKYLFGFESSEIDTYICRNSFVHAGVVYNDGVVKLHVGRPDMRIPISYSLTYPARHDLLGEERIVGIPIVLEELQQDRFPALTLAREICGTVSKQIAYNAADEIAVDAFVKGRIPFGSIYNIIERTVAGTDDQNPTDYSQIIEIDGFARRRAKEEVNRWYCQ
- a CDS encoding site-2 protease family protein, whose amino-acid sequence is MVLSIIYFLLILTGIVVVHELGHYLFSRLFGVRVIEFAIGMGPKLWSKKGKNTTFRINAFPIGGYVRPAGEDLDNIDSSVPANEQIQNKPAWQRFIIYFSGPAFSLLLGFLLLSLVAVVWGFQEVRIDKVEPGSPAAISGMMPGDRIVNVNGKTLIDNTRLSEAVAAGDRIDLVVLRDGKEVEVTLLPELLPQEAFIVIGNTTGEPGEVLSSINGAAFNGDYVGYAGVLSPESTVRLGFSDGTTLAGTLLTYSPTEERYAMGIYYANFKPLLANDFGQFREGDLLLAVNGMKTDTSYDLTTMSQLLSLKSNELLIQLTGKETTLAKHGFPEEFVVSIEREGQTIELTVSKNEMIALVGEAGAFAQGSDYWYPDSAFEAVGLGIQWANNLLFTMVKVVGSLFTGGANINEFTGPIGLVTIVDQAVSLGLRIVLFFAGFISLNLGVINLIPFPALDGGRMLLALLEMITRRRLDPKIEGLINVIGFMILMGFMIYITFIDIGRWL